A DNA window from Piliocolobus tephrosceles isolate RC106 chromosome 9, ASM277652v3, whole genome shotgun sequence contains the following coding sequences:
- the OPTN gene encoding optineurin isoform X1: MSHQPLSCLTEKGDSPSESTGNGPPHLAHPNLDTFTPEELLQQMKELLTENHQLKEAMKLNNQAMKGRFEELSAWTEKQKEERQFFETQSKEAKERLLALSHENEKLKEELGKLKGKSERSSEDPTDDSRLPRAEAEQEKDQLRTQVARLQAEKADLLGIVSELQLKLNSSGSSEDSFVEIRMAEGEAEASVKEIKHSPGPTRTVSIGTSRSAEGAKNYLEHEELTVSQLLLCLREGNQKVERLEIALKEAKERVSDFEKKASNRSEIETQTEGSTEKENEEEKGPETVGSEVEALNLQVTSLFKELQEAHTKLSEAELMKKRLQEKCQALERKNSATPSELNEKQELVYTNKKLELQVESMLSEIKMEQAKTEDEKSKLAMLQLTHNKLLQEHNHALKTIEELTRKESEKVDRAVLKELSEKLELAEKALASKQLQMDEMKQTIAEQEEDLETMTVLRAQMEVYCSDFHAERAAREKIHEEKEQLALQLAVLLKENDAFEDGGRQSLMEMQSRHGARTSDPDQQAYLVQRGAEDRDWQQQRNIPIHSCPKCGEVLPDIDTLQIHVMDCII, encoded by the exons ATGTCCCATCAACCTCTCAGCTGCCTCACTGAAAAGGGGGACAGCCCCAGTGAAAGCACAGGAAATGGACCCCCCCATCTGGCCCACCCAAACCTGGACACGTTCACCCCGGAGGAGCTGCTGCAGCAGATGAAAGAGCTCCTGACCGAGAACCACCAGCTGAAAG AAGCCATGAAGCTAAATAATCAAGCCATGAAAGGGCGATTTGAGGAGCTTTCGGCCTGGacagagaaacagaaggaagaacgccagttttttgagacacagagcAAAGAAGCCAAAGAGCGTCTACTGGCCTTGAGTCACGAGAACGAGAAATTGAAGGAAGAGCTTGGAAAACTGAAAGGGAAATCAGAAAGGTCATCTGAG GACCCCACTGATGACTCCAGGCTTCCCAGGGCAGAAGCAGAGCAGGAAAAGGACCAGCTCAGGACCCAGGTGGCGAGGCTACAAGCAGAAAAGGCAGACCTGTTGGGTATTGTGTCTGAACTGCAGCTCAAACTGAACTCCAGCGGCTCCTCGGAAGACTCCTTTGTTGAAATTAGGATGGCT gaaggagaagcagaagcGTCAGTAAAAGAAATCAAGCATAGTCCTGGGCCCACGAGAACAGTCTCCATTGGCAC GAGCAGATCTGCAGAGGGGGCCAAGAATTACTTGGAACATGAGGAGTTAACTGTGAGCCAGCTCCTGCTGTGCCTAAGGGAAGGGAATCAGAAGGTGGAGAGACTTGAAATTGCACTCAAGGAGGCCAAAGAAAG AGTTTCCGATTTTGAAAAGAAAGCAAGTAATCGCTCTGAGATTGAAACCCAGACAGAGGGGAGCACAGAGAAAGAGAACGAGGAAGAGAAAGGCCCGGAGACT GTTGGAAGCGAAGTGGAAGCATTGAACCTTCAGGTGACGTCTCTGTTTAAGGAGCTTCAAGAGGCTCATACAAAACTCAGTGAAGCCGAGCTAATGAAGAAGAGACTTCAAGAAAA GTGTCAGGCCCTTGAAAGGAAAAATTCTGCAACTCCATCAGAGTTGAATGAAAAGCAAGAGCTTGTTTATACTAACAAAAAGTTAGAGCTACAAGTGGAAAGCATGCTCTCAGAAATCAAAATGGAACAGGCTAAAACGGAGGATGAAAA GTCCAAATTAGCCATGCTACAGTTGACACACAACAAGCTTCTTCAAGAACATAATCATGCATTGAAAACGATTGAGGAGCTAACAAGAAAAGAG tCAGAAAAAGTGGACAGGGCAGTGCTAAAGGAACTGAGTGAAAAACTGGAACTGGCAGAGAAGGCTCTGGCTTCCAAACAGCTGCAAATGGATGAGATGAAGCAAACTATCGCCGAGCAGGAGGAGGACCTGGAAACCATGACTGTCCTCAGGGCTCAG ATGGAAGTTTACTGTTCTGATTTTCATGCTGAaagagcagcaagagagaaaattcATGAGGAAAAGGAGCAACTGGCATTGCAGCTGGCAGTTTTGCTGAAAGAGAATGATGCTTTCGAAGATGGAGGCAG GCAGTCCTTGATGGAGATGCAGAGTCGTCATGGGGCGAGAACAAGTGACCCCGACCAGCAGGCTTACCTTGTTCAAAGAG GAGCTGAGGACAGGGACTGGCAGCAACAGCGGAATATTCCAATTCATTCCTGCCCCAAGTGTGGAGAGGTTCTGCCTGACATAGACACGCTACAGATTCATGTGATGGACTGCATCATTTAG
- the OPTN gene encoding optineurin isoform X2, whose product MSHQPLSCLTEKGDSPSESTGNGPPHLAHPNLDTFTPEELLQQMKELLTENHQLKEAMKLNNQAMKGRFEELSAWTEKQKEERQFFETQSKEAKERLLALSHENEKLKEELGKLKGKSERSSEDPTDDSRLPRAEAEQEKDQLRTQVARLQAEKADLLGIVSELQLKLNSSGSSEDSFVEIRMAEGEAEASVKEIKHSPGPTRTVSIGTVSDFEKKASNRSEIETQTEGSTEKENEEEKGPETVGSEVEALNLQVTSLFKELQEAHTKLSEAELMKKRLQEKCQALERKNSATPSELNEKQELVYTNKKLELQVESMLSEIKMEQAKTEDEKSKLAMLQLTHNKLLQEHNHALKTIEELTRKESEKVDRAVLKELSEKLELAEKALASKQLQMDEMKQTIAEQEEDLETMTVLRAQMEVYCSDFHAERAAREKIHEEKEQLALQLAVLLKENDAFEDGGRQSLMEMQSRHGARTSDPDQQAYLVQRGAEDRDWQQQRNIPIHSCPKCGEVLPDIDTLQIHVMDCII is encoded by the exons ATGTCCCATCAACCTCTCAGCTGCCTCACTGAAAAGGGGGACAGCCCCAGTGAAAGCACAGGAAATGGACCCCCCCATCTGGCCCACCCAAACCTGGACACGTTCACCCCGGAGGAGCTGCTGCAGCAGATGAAAGAGCTCCTGACCGAGAACCACCAGCTGAAAG AAGCCATGAAGCTAAATAATCAAGCCATGAAAGGGCGATTTGAGGAGCTTTCGGCCTGGacagagaaacagaaggaagaacgccagttttttgagacacagagcAAAGAAGCCAAAGAGCGTCTACTGGCCTTGAGTCACGAGAACGAGAAATTGAAGGAAGAGCTTGGAAAACTGAAAGGGAAATCAGAAAGGTCATCTGAG GACCCCACTGATGACTCCAGGCTTCCCAGGGCAGAAGCAGAGCAGGAAAAGGACCAGCTCAGGACCCAGGTGGCGAGGCTACAAGCAGAAAAGGCAGACCTGTTGGGTATTGTGTCTGAACTGCAGCTCAAACTGAACTCCAGCGGCTCCTCGGAAGACTCCTTTGTTGAAATTAGGATGGCT gaaggagaagcagaagcGTCAGTAAAAGAAATCAAGCATAGTCCTGGGCCCACGAGAACAGTCTCCATTGGCAC AGTTTCCGATTTTGAAAAGAAAGCAAGTAATCGCTCTGAGATTGAAACCCAGACAGAGGGGAGCACAGAGAAAGAGAACGAGGAAGAGAAAGGCCCGGAGACT GTTGGAAGCGAAGTGGAAGCATTGAACCTTCAGGTGACGTCTCTGTTTAAGGAGCTTCAAGAGGCTCATACAAAACTCAGTGAAGCCGAGCTAATGAAGAAGAGACTTCAAGAAAA GTGTCAGGCCCTTGAAAGGAAAAATTCTGCAACTCCATCAGAGTTGAATGAAAAGCAAGAGCTTGTTTATACTAACAAAAAGTTAGAGCTACAAGTGGAAAGCATGCTCTCAGAAATCAAAATGGAACAGGCTAAAACGGAGGATGAAAA GTCCAAATTAGCCATGCTACAGTTGACACACAACAAGCTTCTTCAAGAACATAATCATGCATTGAAAACGATTGAGGAGCTAACAAGAAAAGAG tCAGAAAAAGTGGACAGGGCAGTGCTAAAGGAACTGAGTGAAAAACTGGAACTGGCAGAGAAGGCTCTGGCTTCCAAACAGCTGCAAATGGATGAGATGAAGCAAACTATCGCCGAGCAGGAGGAGGACCTGGAAACCATGACTGTCCTCAGGGCTCAG ATGGAAGTTTACTGTTCTGATTTTCATGCTGAaagagcagcaagagagaaaattcATGAGGAAAAGGAGCAACTGGCATTGCAGCTGGCAGTTTTGCTGAAAGAGAATGATGCTTTCGAAGATGGAGGCAG GCAGTCCTTGATGGAGATGCAGAGTCGTCATGGGGCGAGAACAAGTGACCCCGACCAGCAGGCTTACCTTGTTCAAAGAG GAGCTGAGGACAGGGACTGGCAGCAACAGCGGAATATTCCAATTCATTCCTGCCCCAAGTGTGGAGAGGTTCTGCCTGACATAGACACGCTACAGATTCATGTGATGGACTGCATCATTTAG